In Aspergillus nidulans FGSC A4 chromosome II, a single window of DNA contains:
- a CDS encoding uncharacterized protein (transcript_id=CADANIAT00004146) yields MTNQSIKRPNPPLPDSVFAMFSMKGRVAIITGGSGGIGYEVARALAEAGADIALWYNSSPAEKLAETLVKDFGVRAKAYKVAVQVFEQVQAAINAVVADFGGLDVMIANAGIPSKAGGLDDRLEDWHRVVDVDFSGAYYCARVAGEIFRKQGHGNLIFTASMSGHAVNVPQQQACYNACKAGIIHLAKSLAVEWADFARVNSVSPGYIDTAISGDCPFEMKEAWYGLTPLKRDADPRELKGVYLYLASDASTYTTGADIVVDGGYTCR; encoded by the exons ATGACGAACCAAAGCATCAAGAGGCCTAACCCTCCCCTCCCTGACAGCGTATTCGCCATGTTCTCCATGAAAGGCAGAGTCGCTATTATCACTGGTGGTTCCGGCGGAATCGGGTATGAAGTTGCGCGCGCCCTTGCCGAAGCTGGCGCCGACATCGCCCTCTGGTACAACTCTTCCCCGGCCGAGAAGTTAGCAGAGACACTGGTGAAGGATTTTGGGGTCCGGGCCAAGGCGTATAAAGTGGCCGTGCAGGTGTTTGAGCAGGTCCAGGCCGCCATAAATGCCGTTGTGGCCGACTTCGGCGGGCTGGACGTTATGATTGCGAATGCGGGCATTCCGTCCAAGGCAGGTGGACTCGACGACAGACTCGAGGACTGGCACCGGGTCGTGGATGTGGACTTCTCGGGCGCGTACTACTGTGCGCGTGTTGCGGGCGAGATCTTCAGGAAGCAGGGGCATGGCAATCTCATCTTCACAGCAAGCATGAGCGGGCATGCTGTCAACgtgccgcagcagcag GCCTGCTACAACGCCTGCAAAGCGGGCATTATCCACCTCGCCAAATCGCTCGCCGTCGAATGGGCCGACTTTGCCCGGGTCAACAGCGTCAGTCCTGGGTATATCGACACGGCCATTAGTGGAGACTGTCCGTTTGAGATGAAAGAGGCGTGGTATGGACTTACGCCGTTGAAGAGGGATGCGGATCCACGAGAGCTCAAGGGGGTGTATCTGTACCTGGCGAGCGATGCAAGCACATATACGACGGGGGCTGATATTGTCGTTGACGGGGGATATACGTGTCGATGA
- a CDS encoding uncharacterized protein (transcript_id=CADANIAT00004147) — translation MVSFWSLSSALSLSIRPMEVHLTAQAFLVGGAVAPSSAFSHRHCSVATIKSFLPNDRRVFYANHYAANDSFTLNAGLWRSLHTARNIDPHYAETTVNKLHSDWYTVNDTFVFEGYAKGTEASWTSNGPDADFVTYIQYMMQLVSGWTWEDWNDGLIVLSDALNPGNATAGDFDISSFYRKGRQAYSHVAQALEPKGIKLDDFYRFFLVPGMQHCGLIPSNMNAPWYFNGDGKNTALNTTTEVRGVPGYQDTRHDVLRAIMAWVENGTSPGSLVATKYVNDNPADGVQRAPAMPVS, via the exons ATGGTCTCGTTTTGGTCTTTAAGCTCAGCTCTTTCACTCTCAATCCGTCCAATGGAGGTCCATCTCACGGCGCAGGCGTTCCTGGTAGGCGGCGCGGTGGCTCCGAGCTCAGCCTTCTCCCACCGGCACTGCAGCGTCGCTACTATCAAGTCTTTCCTTCCCAACGACAGGCGCGTGTTCTATGCGAACCACTATGCGGCCAATGACAGCTTCACGCTGAACGCTGGATTATGGCGCTCTCTCCACACCGCACGCAACATCGACCCTCACTATGCCGAAACAACCGTCAACAAGCTGCACAGCGACTGGTACACGGTCAACGATACCTTCGTCTTCGAGGGCTACGCAAAGGGCACCGAAGCATCCTGGACTTCCAATGGGCCGGACGCAGACTTTGTCACGTATATTCAGTACATGATGCAACTCGTCAGCGGCTGGACATGGGAGGATTGGAACGACGGGCTGATCGTCCTCTCGGACGCGCTCAACCCGGGCAACGCGACAGCTGGGGACTTTGACATCTCTTCTTTCTATAGAAAAGGGCGGCAGGCTTATTCA CACGTTGCCCAAGCTCTTGAGCCAAAAGGGATCAAACTAGACGATTTCTACCGCTTCTTTCTAGTCCCCGGCATGCAGCACTGTGGGCTGATCCCCTCTAACATGAACGCTCCCTGGTACTTCAACGGCGACGGGAAAAATACGGCGCTGAATACGACGACGGAAGTTCGCGGTGTACCAGGGTACCAGGATACGCGACATGATGTGCTGCGAGCAATCATGGCCTGGGTAGAGAATGGGACTTCGCCCGGCAGTCTTGTGGCGACGAAATATGTGAATGATAATCCGGCGGACGGGGTACAGCGCGCGCCCGCTATGCCCGTATCCTGA